From Ruminococcus sp. HUN007, a single genomic window includes:
- a CDS encoding GGDEF domain-containing protein — translation MSNPNLNIGLYVSNLADDSVYSLCSGASSAAKELGANLLIFPGMHLNGDYNDPLKSPYYYQYNTIYELGRKINLDFLIIMAGIIGNTLSDEETLKFIENFPGIPVMTVAAEYENYHSIRLDNKTGLKKALNHLIHRHNCRNIGFVSGSRLNSDAEERRNVYVETMLENGLAIDKNLIVYGDFSENSDNVVTELLNDNEQIDAICFANDEMAKGGYRVLEKSGKFKVGKNISVVGFDNSKTAVELYPLLTTVNADNYSMGYKAVSMIPELLTAKEPKHTVIPTNLIVRNSCGCKNTSYENLSYIFADTKLSKSQLAEFTPKDYMNYLFRDSSKLKIKKYFPGEKYDRIVQVFENFFEIVFDYGSFMKAKHYRKAVQNAVQEIIATGILSIMPTDEIYNIIDIVQYRLTTEYSCDYEIGLVFSQIYREIATFNHTSRRRELNYTVNSDTIINCIVNDVIITGEASKQSLRPIMTRLSALGIDQSYMYLFDAPAEHKEGTKFSHPETISLIYSQHGDVIHYFSENNRISPTDLLSDKHIDNSDGLPMIITPLFSNEEIYGILICSARPALYQYINKIGIQIGTALKYNSILRNLHSLLATEKENSRNLEKISKYDELTGIFNRRGYFDNAEAVIHNPINKGKNAIVVFADMDGLKSVNDQFGHDDGDYALKSIANILSHSFRTTDIVGRIGGDEFAALALLGGTDNMNNILTRINKTMDSFNEFCEKPYYVNMSVGIYPFICGDDIVLSDILEKADEILYQQKKTKRKSVLKEPKNQ, via the coding sequence ATGAGTAATCCAAACCTTAATATTGGACTTTACGTTAGTAATCTCGCTGACGATTCCGTCTACTCCTTATGCAGCGGAGCATCGTCAGCTGCGAAGGAGCTCGGTGCCAACCTTTTAATTTTTCCTGGAATGCATCTCAACGGCGACTACAACGACCCACTGAAGTCTCCTTACTATTACCAGTACAATACAATATATGAACTCGGCCGTAAGATAAATCTTGATTTTCTTATAATAATGGCCGGAATAATCGGAAACACGCTCTCCGATGAAGAGACTCTGAAGTTTATTGAAAACTTTCCGGGCATACCTGTTATGACCGTCGCAGCGGAATATGAAAACTATCATTCCATCAGGCTCGACAACAAAACAGGTCTTAAAAAGGCCCTGAACCACCTTATACACCGGCACAACTGCCGCAACATCGGATTTGTCAGCGGTTCAAGGCTCAATTCAGATGCCGAGGAACGCCGTAACGTATATGTTGAAACGATGCTTGAAAACGGTCTTGCAATTGACAAGAATCTTATTGTATACGGTGATTTTTCTGAGAACAGTGACAACGTTGTAACTGAGCTTCTCAATGACAATGAACAGATCGACGCTATCTGTTTTGCCAACGACGAAATGGCAAAGGGCGGATACCGCGTATTAGAAAAAAGCGGCAAATTCAAGGTAGGCAAAAACATTTCAGTTGTCGGCTTTGACAATTCAAAAACTGCAGTTGAGCTTTATCCTCTGCTCACAACCGTAAACGCAGACAACTACAGCATGGGATACAAAGCTGTTTCTATGATACCTGAGCTTCTCACAGCAAAGGAACCTAAGCATACAGTTATTCCTACAAATCTTATTGTGCGCAACTCATGCGGATGCAAGAACACTTCCTACGAGAATTTAAGCTATATTTTCGCTGACACCAAACTCAGCAAATCTCAGCTTGCGGAATTCACCCCGAAGGATTACATGAATTATCTCTTCAGGGATTCATCAAAACTCAAGATCAAAAAATATTTTCCCGGAGAAAAGTATGACAGGATCGTACAGGTATTCGAGAATTTCTTCGAAATAGTATTTGACTACGGTTCATTCATGAAGGCAAAGCACTACCGCAAGGCCGTGCAGAATGCCGTGCAGGAGATCATTGCTACCGGTATTCTTTCAATTATGCCGACTGACGAGATCTATAACATAATTGACATCGTTCAGTACAGACTTACCACTGAATACTCATGCGATTACGAAATAGGGCTTGTCTTTTCACAGATATACCGTGAGATCGCGACCTTCAATCATACATCGCGCCGCCGTGAGCTCAACTATACCGTAAACAGCGACACGATAATCAACTGCATCGTCAACGACGTTATCATCACAGGCGAAGCAAGCAAGCAGTCGCTGCGTCCTATAATGACCCGACTCAGTGCACTGGGCATTGACCAAAGCTACATGTATCTTTTTGACGCACCTGCCGAACACAAGGAAGGAACAAAGTTCAGTCATCCTGAAACGATCTCGCTTATCTATTCACAGCACGGTGATGTTATACATTACTTCAGTGAAAACAACAGGATATCACCTACTGATCTTCTGAGTGACAAACATATCGACAACAGCGACGGTCTGCCGATGATAATAACCCCGCTGTTTTCAAATGAGGAAATATACGGAATTCTTATCTGCTCTGCAAGGCCTGCTCTTTACCAGTACATCAACAAGATCGGCATTCAGATAGGCACTGCACTCAAGTACAACAGCATTCTGAGAAATCTTCATTCTCTTCTTGCGACTGAAAAGGAAAACAGCCGTAATTTAGAAAAGATCTCAAAATACGATGAACTGACTGGTATTTTTAACAGAAGAGGATATTTTGACAATGCCGAAGCAGTTATCCACAATCCGATAAACAAGGGCAAAAACGCAATTGTCGTATTTGCGGATATGGACGGGCTTAAGTCGGTAAATGATCAGTTCGGCCACGATGACGGAGACTATGCACTCAAAAGCATCGCAAACATCCTTTCCCATTCATTCCGAACAACTGATATCGTCGGAAGGATCGGCGGCGATGAATTCGCAGCACTGGCTCTTCTCGGCGGTACGGACAACATGAACAATATCCTCACCCGTATAAACAAGACTATGGACAGCTTCAATGAGTTTTGTGAAAAACCGTACTACGTAAACATGAGCGTAGGAATTTATCCGTTCATCTGCGGCGACGACATTGTTCTGAGCGACATTCTTGAAAAAGCCGACGAAATTCTTTACCAGCAGAAAAAGACCAAAAGGAAATCAGTACTCAAAGAACCAAAGAATCAGTGA
- a CDS encoding transglycosylase domain-containing protein, with amino-acid sequence MEKAAGKISKFIWIVITTVLCITLILLVTAAGFSIAAVFAASEKLANVSEVYIPEPEKEKSSYIYCTDKATGEDKLIYKVTPYTGNAKKEIDISTLPEHVRMAFVSIEDERFYSHEGIDLFTTSAAMAKELLRTAGFITTEEVTGGSTITQQLVKNITSDNEFSVDRKIREISRAVSLETHYTKDQILEKYLNIIYFGQTENGYNMYGIEAAAAGYFGKHAKNLTAAEAACLAAVIQNPELRNPLTGNERNRDRQLYCLRKMFESGYISPEKFESARKEKMNFVHPGDEVRVNISEISEDFKNPEVTSWAIDTALEEFCDFICEYKKLSYEDGMKEFMSGGYEIYLTIDEDIQAELERNMSDLTYFPEEMACYTDGDGNEQWENADAAAVVMDYFGEIKGICGGLGEKTSSFCWNNATDAHRQPGSTIKPLAAYCYGIENDLINWSTFLTDSPLPAGTADENEWPANYNNKYTGKSYPVCTFLAESYNTGSAQLCSMFGVENVFDFAKNTMRLDLDPETDMTYAAVGVGATGSGPSLVNLTNAYMPFGNGGVWHKAHIVKRIGDSFSERVYLENDSWKGERVISEETAFIIRKMLREVVVNGTGKKAALQNKEVCGKTGTTENYRDILFVGLTEDYVSSVWIGYDNGLNPQALKDASSSEIWKNVFGNYADSVDSGASFPECENVKISAYCAETGKQSSKRCPWGGKGYYKADHPDVCKKTHPVQHIKVTASPSPAVSAPAETTAEAAVTTVKSGE; translated from the coding sequence ATGGAAAAAGCCGCAGGTAAAATATCGAAATTTATATGGATAGTTATAACCACCGTTCTGTGCATAACACTAATACTGCTGGTTACGGCTGCCGGTTTTTCCATTGCCGCTGTTTTTGCAGCTTCAGAAAAACTCGCAAACGTAAGCGAGGTATATATTCCCGAACCTGAAAAGGAAAAATCCTCATACATCTACTGCACTGACAAAGCCACGGGAGAGGACAAACTTATTTACAAGGTAACTCCGTACACCGGAAATGCAAAAAAGGAAATAGACATTTCCACCCTTCCGGAGCATGTCAGAATGGCATTTGTCAGCATTGAGGACGAACGTTTCTACAGTCATGAAGGCATCGACCTTTTCACAACTTCCGCCGCAATGGCTAAGGAGCTGTTAAGAACTGCGGGATTCATAACCACAGAGGAAGTGACCGGCGGTTCAACAATTACACAGCAGCTTGTTAAAAACATAACTTCGGACAACGAGTTTTCCGTTGACAGAAAAATCCGGGAGATCTCCCGTGCAGTAAGTCTGGAAACTCATTACACCAAGGACCAGATACTTGAAAAGTATCTCAATATAATTTATTTCGGCCAGACTGAAAACGGATATAATATGTACGGCATTGAAGCAGCTGCCGCAGGTTATTTCGGGAAACATGCAAAGAATCTTACCGCAGCGGAAGCAGCGTGTCTTGCAGCCGTGATACAGAACCCGGAACTCAGGAATCCCCTCACGGGAAATGAACGGAACCGCGACCGCCAGCTTTACTGTCTGAGAAAAATGTTTGAATCGGGATATATCTCACCGGAAAAATTCGAATCTGCAAGAAAAGAAAAAATGAACTTCGTTCATCCCGGGGACGAAGTCAGAGTGAACATATCCGAGATAAGCGAGGACTTTAAAAACCCGGAGGTCACTTCCTGGGCGATAGATACAGCACTGGAGGAATTCTGTGATTTTATCTGTGAATACAAAAAGCTGAGCTATGAGGACGGCATGAAGGAATTCATGAGCGGAGGATATGAGATATATCTTACCATTGATGAAGACATTCAGGCAGAACTTGAACGAAACATGTCCGATCTTACCTATTTTCCTGAGGAAATGGCCTGCTACACGGATGGAGACGGGAATGAACAGTGGGAAAATGCAGATGCAGCAGCTGTTGTCATGGATTACTTCGGCGAAATAAAGGGTATATGCGGAGGACTCGGCGAAAAAACATCATCATTCTGCTGGAACAACGCCACTGATGCACACCGCCAGCCGGGCTCCACGATAAAACCTCTTGCGGCTTACTGTTACGGAATAGAAAATGATCTTATAAACTGGTCCACTTTTCTCACAGACTCCCCTCTTCCTGCCGGAACTGCCGACGAGAATGAATGGCCTGCAAACTACAACAACAAGTACACAGGAAAATCCTATCCTGTCTGCACCTTTCTTGCAGAGTCCTACAACACCGGTTCAGCACAGCTCTGCAGCATGTTCGGCGTTGAAAATGTATTTGATTTCGCAAAGAACACAATGAGGCTGGATCTGGATCCGGAAACAGACATGACCTATGCAGCGGTAGGTGTCGGTGCAACAGGATCAGGTCCTTCCCTTGTAAACCTCACAAATGCCTACATGCCTTTCGGAAACGGCGGCGTATGGCACAAAGCCCACATTGTAAAAAGAATCGGAGATTCCTTTTCTGAACGCGTATATCTGGAAAACGACTCATGGAAGGGCGAACGTGTAATAAGTGAGGAAACCGCATTTATCATCAGAAAAATGCTCCGCGAAGTTGTTGTAAACGGAACAGGAAAAAAGGCAGCCCTGCAGAACAAAGAGGTATGCGGAAAAACCGGCACCACGGAAAACTACCGCGACATTCTCTTCGTTGGACTCACTGAAGACTACGTTTCATCGGTCTGGATAGGCTACGACAACGGACTGAACCCGCAGGCGCTTAAAGATGCATCATCATCCGAAATCTGGAAAAATGTTTTCGGAAACTATGCAGACAGTGTTGATTCCGGTGCCTCATTTCCTGAATGTGAAAATGTGAAAATATCTGCCTACTGCGCCGAGACCGGAAAACAGTCATCAAAAAGATGTCCGTGGGGCGGAAAGGGTTACTACAAGGCAGACCATCCGGATGTATGCAAAAAAACACATCCGGTACAGCATATAAAAGTTACCGCTTCACCGTCTCCGGCAGTCTCAGCGCCGGCAGAAACTACCGCAGAAGCCGCTGTAACCACTGTTAAATCCGGCGAATAA
- a CDS encoding VanZ family protein, with protein MTKKRITGLICLIACMVMIFVFSSQNADISGNLSEGITYKIACLTVKDFETFTYEKQKEIVEGMHFYIRKAAHFSEYALLGVITFLNSSLYFNRTKTRFLTTLPFCLLYAATDEMHQLFTDGRCGSPVDVMIDFSGSVTGTLFIFIVSAAFNAFRKKHGSVTD; from the coding sequence ATGACAAAGAAAAGAATAACCGGACTTATATGTCTCATCGCCTGCATGGTAATGATCTTCGTTTTCTCTTCGCAGAATGCTGACATCTCCGGGAACCTCAGTGAAGGAATAACCTACAAAATAGCGTGTCTCACTGTAAAGGACTTCGAAACTTTCACATATGAAAAGCAGAAAGAGATCGTTGAAGGCATGCATTTCTACATACGCAAGGCAGCACACTTTTCCGAATACGCTCTGCTCGGTGTTATCACATTCCTCAACTCATCACTTTATTTTAACAGAACTAAAACCAGATTCCTCACCACCCTTCCCTTCTGTCTTCTCTACGCTGCGACCGACGAGATGCATCAGCTTTTCACAGACGGCAGATGCGGAAGTCCGGTTGATGTAATGATAGACTTTTCCGGTTCGGTAACAGGAACATTATTTATTTTCATAGTTTCAGCCGCGTTTAATGCTTTCAGGAAAAAACACGGCAGTGTGACAGACTGA
- a CDS encoding transglycosylase domain-containing protein, with amino-acid sequence MDNKNGSQNSEDYIDKILQETESTGDILDDLTPDNASATENKTTAAVPPDGTHPAENGTASPFIENLPVSDKLKERLEDIKEELFDDYEAEREMQKKRNLYLFYGGKPPEDPKERRLYITVYAVKKFFSVIGTALFTLFLMMALTFTIVGMAVAFYLLDFMNTTDGVVLQAFKQSFASYIYEMNQETNEYELVYRVTPQSHDVKLPCDLKALPDHVKYAFVSIEDERFYAHEGVDFKRTSAAIINLALNQIGVHRAEFGGSTITQQLIKNVTHDDEQTWDRKMREIFKAMKFERTYTKDDILEAYLNEIYFSSIDSYHMYGVEAASIGYFGKPASELTIAEAAVLAAIPKAPNAYNPTTDFEANKERKEICLYKMFELGVISADQYEQAMNEKILLTTMPEFKSKHTDFMKLTESDESFQNPEVLTWPIETALAEIGDYLMETNNLESREAGLAMFNGGGYKLYLTTDRELQAHLDDTYKDWYYFPESLSTAGEKVQSAIAVLDYKGHILGLEGKIGERTPEDNLGWNIAYEGGRQPGSTIKPVTTYGYAIENGIITPYTCFYDEYLPYGVVPGFDYWPRNYDGAPSGGYYPVEYFLKQSINTLPAQIVYNNGDIAIEQVFDFATRKLHLNLDPEWDKDFAPLCIGATRTGPSVINLANAYMPYGNDGRWYKASIISRCEDVMTGDAIIDNENRTYEQAVSHETAYIMNRMLSKVISAGTGTAAALWNAPLVGKTGTSEDWRDISFVGLTPDYVSAMWVGYDNGTNSWAIEGANSAGIWRNVFGTYANDHYSGDPFPVCDTVDYY; translated from the coding sequence ATGGATAACAAAAATGGCAGCCAGAACTCAGAAGACTACATAGACAAAATACTGCAGGAAACTGAAAGCACCGGCGACATTCTTGACGATCTCACACCAGACAATGCATCAGCTACAGAAAACAAAACCACAGCAGCCGTTCCGCCTGACGGTACACATCCGGCGGAAAATGGTACTGCGTCCCCTTTCATTGAAAACCTTCCGGTTTCGGACAAACTGAAGGAGAGACTCGAAGACATAAAAGAAGAGCTCTTCGACGATTACGAAGCGGAACGTGAAATGCAGAAGAAACGTAACCTTTACCTTTTCTACGGCGGTAAACCACCGGAGGATCCGAAGGAACGCAGGCTCTACATTACAGTCTACGCAGTAAAGAAATTCTTCAGCGTTATCGGAACAGCACTGTTCACACTTTTCCTCATGATGGCTCTTACCTTCACGATCGTGGGAATGGCTGTTGCATTCTATCTGCTCGACTTTATGAACACTACCGACGGCGTTGTGCTCCAGGCTTTCAAGCAGAGCTTCGCTTCATACATCTATGAAATGAATCAGGAAACAAATGAGTACGAACTGGTTTACCGTGTAACCCCGCAGTCACATGACGTAAAGCTCCCGTGTGATCTTAAAGCTCTTCCTGACCACGTAAAATACGCCTTCGTAAGTATCGAAGATGAACGTTTCTATGCACACGAAGGTGTCGACTTCAAACGTACGAGTGCTGCCATCATCAACCTTGCCCTCAATCAGATCGGTGTACACCGTGCTGAATTCGGCGGATCCACGATCACACAGCAGCTGATCAAGAACGTTACACACGATGACGAACAGACATGGGACAGAAAGATGCGTGAGATCTTCAAGGCGATGAAGTTTGAACGTACATACACAAAGGACGACATCCTTGAAGCTTATCTCAACGAGATCTATTTCAGCAGCATCGACAGCTATCACATGTACGGTGTTGAAGCTGCCTCAATCGGATACTTCGGAAAACCGGCAAGTGAACTTACCATTGCCGAAGCTGCTGTACTGGCAGCCATTCCGAAAGCCCCGAATGCATACAATCCTACTACCGACTTTGAAGCCAACAAGGAACGTAAGGAAATATGTCTTTACAAGATGTTCGAGCTGGGCGTTATTTCAGCCGACCAGTACGAACAGGCAATGAACGAAAAGATACTTCTTACGACCATGCCTGAATTCAAAAGCAAGCATACTGATTTCATGAAGCTTACTGAAAGCGATGAAAGCTTCCAGAATCCTGAGGTACTTACGTGGCCGATAGAAACAGCTCTTGCTGAAATAGGCGACTACCTCATGGAAACCAACAACCTTGAATCACGTGAAGCAGGTCTTGCAATGTTCAACGGCGGAGGTTACAAGCTTTACCTTACAACAGACCGTGAGCTTCAGGCTCATCTTGATGATACCTACAAGGACTGGTACTACTTCCCTGAATCGCTCAGCACGGCCGGTGAAAAAGTTCAGTCAGCCATTGCGGTACTTGACTACAAGGGACACATTCTCGGACTCGAAGGCAAGATCGGCGAACGAACACCGGAAGACAACCTCGGATGGAACATCGCATACGAAGGCGGACGTCAGCCAGGTTCGACAATCAAGCCGGTAACTACCTACGGATATGCGATCGAAAACGGAATCATCACTCCTTACACCTGCTTCTATGATGAATATCTCCCGTACGGTGTTGTACCGGGATTTGACTACTGGCCGCGAAACTATGACGGTGCTCCGTCCGGCGGATACTACCCGGTAGAATACTTCCTGAAGCAGTCGATCAATACTCTTCCTGCTCAGATCGTATACAACAACGGCGACATCGCTATCGAACAGGTATTCGACTTCGCTACAAGAAAGCTCCATCTTAATCTTGACCCTGAATGGGACAAGGACTTCGCTCCGCTCTGTATCGGTGCCACACGTACCGGTCCGAGCGTTATCAACCTTGCAAATGCCTACATGCCATACGGAAACGACGGCAGATGGTACAAGGCAAGTATAATCTCAAGATGCGAGGACGTTATGACAGGTGATGCGATCATCGACAACGAAAACCGCACCTACGAACAGGCTGTAAGCCACGAGACAGCATATATAATGAACAGAATGCTCTCAAAGGTAATCTCAGCCGGTACAGGTACTGCAGCTGCCCTCTGGAACGCACCGCTCGTCGGAAAAACAGGTACATCGGAAGACTGGCGTGACATCTCGTTTGTCGGTCTTACTCCTGACTACGTTTCAGCTATGTGGGTCGGCTACGACAACGGTACAAACTCATGGGCTATCGAAGGCGCCAACTCTGCAGGCATCTGGAGAAACGTATTCGGTACCTACGCAAACGATCACTATTCAGGCGATCCGTTCCCTGTATGCGATACAGTTGACTATTACTGA
- a CDS encoding transglycosylase domain-containing protein: MDNNNKKRSVAEKVFERLGDIRDEITDQYKDIYSGYEEDRRRKRKQRMYEFYGGKPPRDRKARELYIGLYFLKKIFQGIGTAIFTLFLMFVLTGTIVGTVVAVYLMNFMDSTDSIVLSAFKQSFASYIYEMDPETEEYELIYKVTPESHNVKLPCDINALPDHVKFAFVCIEDERFYAHEGVDFKRTSAAILNLALSQLGVHRSEFGGSTITQQLIKNVTHDDEQTWDRKMREIFRAMKFEKAYTKDNILEAYLNEIYFSGVEGYHMYGIEAASIGYFGKSATELTIAEAAVLAAIPKAPNEYNPVEEFEANKERKEICLYKMFELGVISAEEYEEAMNEEILLTTMPEFQKTHKSYKKLTESDEEFENPAVLSWPLETALNEIGDYLKEKNNLESRQQGLEMFNSGGYKLYLSTDREMQEYLDEKYEDWYYFPESLSTEGQMIQSAIAVMDYKGHILALEGKLGKKTSADNRGFNAAYEGGRQPGSTIKPVTTYGYAIENNIMTYSSFYYDQYLPYGAVPGFDYWPHNYDGAPSGGYYPVYYFLKQSINTLPAQIVYNDGDNRARAVFDFATRKLHLDLDPEWDVDYAPLCIGATNTGPSVINLANAYMPFGNRGRYYKASIISKCVDVMTGDCIINNEKRDYEQAVSEETAYIMNRLMENVITDGTGTAAALWNTPLVGKTGTSEDWRDISFVGLTPDYISAIWIGYDRGTNSWAIEGANSAGIWKSVFGYYADEHASGDDFPACETVAHESYCAYSGMRATSRCPVGGMGYFKPEDGYCTAH, encoded by the coding sequence ATGGATAACAACAATAAAAAACGGTCTGTTGCGGAAAAGGTGTTTGAAAGACTCGGTGATATCAGAGATGAGATCACTGATCAGTATAAAGATATCTATTCCGGCTACGAGGAAGACCGCAGGCGAAAACGAAAACAGCGAATGTATGAGTTTTACGGCGGAAAACCTCCGAGAGACAGAAAAGCAAGAGAACTGTACATCGGACTTTATTTTCTGAAAAAGATATTTCAGGGTATCGGAACGGCGATATTCACACTGTTCCTTATGTTCGTGCTTACCGGTACTATAGTAGGAACGGTCGTTGCGGTCTACCTGATGAACTTCATGGATTCGACCGACTCCATCGTGCTCAGCGCTTTCAAGCAGAGCTTCGCGTCCTACATTTATGAAATGGATCCCGAAACCGAAGAATACGAACTCATATACAAAGTCACCCCTGAATCGCACAACGTAAAGCTTCCGTGTGATATAAACGCACTTCCTGATCATGTAAAGTTTGCTTTTGTATGTATCGAGGACGAACGTTTCTATGCACATGAAGGTGTTGACTTCAAACGTACCAGTGCAGCTATCCTGAACCTCGCACTCAGCCAGCTTGGTGTACACCGTTCGGAATTCGGTGGTTCCACCATCACCCAGCAGCTCATCAAGAACGTTACACACGATGACGAGCAGACATGGGACAGAAAAATGCGAGAGATCTTCAGAGCGATGAAATTCGAAAAGGCCTACACGAAGGACAATATCCTTGAGGCTTACCTCAATGAGATCTACTTCAGCGGTGTCGAAGGATACCACATGTACGGCATTGAAGCTGCATCGATAGGATATTTCGGAAAGTCAGCAACAGAACTTACGATTGCTGAAGCAGCTGTTCTGGCCGCTATACCGAAAGCTCCGAACGAATACAATCCTGTCGAGGAATTCGAGGCGAACAAGGAACGTAAGGAAATATGCCTTTACAAAATGTTTGAGCTCGGCGTTATCTCCGCAGAAGAATACGAAGAGGCAATGAACGAGGAAATACTCCTGACCACAATGCCTGAATTCCAGAAAACACATAAAAGCTACAAGAAGCTCACTGAAAGCGACGAGGAATTTGAAAACCCTGCCGTTCTTTCATGGCCTCTTGAAACTGCTCTCAACGAGATCGGTGACTACCTCAAGGAAAAGAACAACCTTGAATCACGTCAGCAGGGACTCGAAATGTTCAACAGCGGCGGTTACAAACTCTATCTTTCTACTGACCGCGAAATGCAGGAATATCTCGATGAGAAATATGAAGACTGGTACTACTTCCCTGAATCACTCAGTACGGAAGGCCAGATGATCCAGTCGGCGATCGCTGTAATGGACTACAAGGGACACATTCTCGCCCTCGAAGGCAAGCTCGGAAAGAAAACCTCTGCCGACAACCGCGGATTCAATGCCGCATACGAAGGCGGACGTCAGCCGGGTTCAACTATCAAGCCGGTAACCACATACGGATATGCGATCGAAAACAACATTATGACCTATTCGTCATTCTACTACGACCAGTACCTTCCTTACGGTGCCGTACCAGGATTTGACTACTGGCCTCACAACTACGACGGTGCACCTTCAGGCGGCTACTATCCGGTCTACTACTTCCTCAAGCAGTCGATCAACACGCTGCCGGCCCAGATTGTCTACAACGACGGCGACAACCGTGCCCGCGCAGTATTCGACTTTGCAACAAGAAAACTTCACCTTGACCTTGACCCTGAATGGGACGTTGACTACGCTCCGCTCTGTATCGGTGCGACAAACACCGGACCGAGTGTTATCAACCTTGCAAATGCCTACATGCCTTTCGGAAACAGGGGCAGATACTACAAGGCAAGCATAATAAGCAAGTGCGTTGACGTTATGACAGGTGACTGCATAATCAACAATGAAAAGCGTGACTATGAACAGGCCGTAAGTGAAGAAACAGCATACATCATGAACAGACTCATGGAAAATGTTATAACAGACGGTACAGGTACTGCCGCAGCGCTGTGGAATACACCGCTTGTCGGAAAGACAGGTACATCAGAAGACTGGCGTGATATCTCATTCGTCGGACTCACACCTGACTATATCTCAGCTATCTGGATCGGTTACGACAGAGGTACAAACTCATGGGCTATCGAAGGAGCAAATTCAGCAGGTATCTGGAAGAGTGTATTCGGATACTACGCCGATGAACATGCTTCAGGCGACGACTTCCCTGCCTGTGAAACTGTAGCACACGAAAGCTACTGTGCTTACTCAGGTATGAGAGCTACCTCAAGATGTCCGGTAGGCGGCATGGGTTATTTCAAACCTGAAGACGGCTACTGTACAGCACACTGA
- a CDS encoding class I SAM-dependent RNA methyltransferase, with product MNKYTISCPCHFGLESVLSFEAKRIGAENVTADNGRVTFEGDMAMIARANICLATAERVLIHLAEFRALTFEDLFEGVRKIPFEEFIGKTEAFPVKGYSLNSQLRSIPDCQSIIKKAAVERLKEKYGVNWFDESGAVHQIQFGIMKDVVTIYLDTSGTGLHKRGYRRNSNLAPIKETLAAGIIDLAHVREDSRVCDPFCGSGTFLIESAFKSLNIAPGINRRFSAEKWEISDSSVWSEERKRAVSLVKRDAKFEACGYDVDEECVMLSNDNIKKAGVASRVTAYQADIKHFDSVENSIVICNPPYGERMLELKEAEELYRIMGRKFTMDKGNTYYIISPHENFENFFGRKADKRRKLYNGMIKCQLFMYFK from the coding sequence TTGAATAAATATACGATCTCGTGCCCATGTCACTTCGGACTTGAAAGCGTACTTTCATTTGAAGCAAAAAGAATCGGTGCAGAGAACGTTACTGCTGACAACGGACGCGTTACCTTTGAGGGAGACATGGCAATGATCGCAAGAGCGAACATCTGTCTCGCAACAGCAGAACGTGTGCTTATACATCTTGCTGAATTCAGGGCTCTTACATTTGAAGATCTCTTTGAGGGTGTAAGAAAAATACCTTTTGAGGAATTCATCGGGAAAACAGAGGCTTTTCCTGTAAAAGGATATTCACTGAACTCACAGCTGCGCAGCATTCCTGACTGCCAGTCGATCATAAAGAAAGCCGCAGTCGAAAGACTGAAGGAAAAATACGGAGTGAACTGGTTTGACGAATCAGGAGCTGTACACCAGATACAGTTCGGTATCATGAAAGATGTCGTTACCATCTATCTCGATACAAGCGGCACCGGCCTTCACAAGCGCGGATACCGCAGAAACTCAAACCTTGCTCCTATAAAGGAAACACTTGCAGCCGGAATCATAGACCTTGCACATGTCCGTGAAGACAGCCGTGTGTGTGACCCGTTCTGCGGAAGCGGTACTTTCCTTATCGAATCAGCTTTTAAGTCACTCAACATAGCACCGGGTATAAACAGAAGATTTTCCGCTGAAAAATGGGAGATATCAGACAGTTCTGTCTGGAGCGAAGAAAGAAAACGTGCTGTCTCTCTTGTAAAAAGAGATGCAAAGTTTGAAGCATGCGGCTATGACGTTGACGAAGAATGCGTAATGCTTTCAAATGACAATATTAAAAAGGCCGGGGTAGCGTCAAGAGTCACTGCTTATCAGGCCGACATAAAACACTTCGACAGTGTTGAAAATTCGATCGTTATCTGCAATCCTCCTTACGGCGAGCGTATGCTTGAGCTCAAGGAAGCTGAAGAGCTCTACAGAATAATGGGAAGAAAATTCACCATGGACAAGGGAAACACATACTACATAATCTCACCGCATGAAAATTTTGAAAACTTCTTCGGAAGAAAAGCTGATAAAAGGAGAAAACTCTACAACGGAATGATCAAATGTCAGCTTTTTATGTACTTTAAATAA